Proteins encoded in a region of the Corallococcus caeni genome:
- a CDS encoding DUF4142 domain-containing protein — protein sequence MGKTNWKTRAVTAAVMTGLMGFAAHADESQSKQEQEQMKQGKAVGEAAAKRVQYVGKLAVFNNRQIEMAKLAEEQASDPRVKEFATKLRQDHEKSQETLRTWAQNKKMQISALNDSSQTSESATGTGGSGVQQGYQEKMKGTGEKLGKAIDTKNEELNKLREKQGPEFDKAFLTRITEDQKKGKEILKEGRKEYKNDAGFLALLSDTEATVSSNEMEAKNLEKQMKK from the coding sequence ATGGGCAAGACGAACTGGAAGACGCGTGCGGTGACTGCGGCGGTCATGACGGGGCTGATGGGCTTCGCGGCCCACGCCGACGAGAGCCAGTCCAAGCAGGAACAGGAGCAGATGAAGCAGGGCAAGGCCGTGGGTGAGGCCGCCGCCAAGCGCGTGCAGTACGTGGGCAAGCTGGCCGTCTTCAACAACCGCCAGATCGAGATGGCGAAGCTCGCGGAGGAGCAGGCGTCGGATCCGCGCGTGAAGGAGTTCGCCACCAAGCTGCGCCAGGACCACGAGAAGAGCCAGGAGACGCTGCGCACCTGGGCCCAGAACAAGAAGATGCAGATCAGCGCGCTCAACGACAGCAGCCAGACGTCCGAGTCGGCCACGGGCACGGGTGGCTCCGGCGTGCAGCAGGGCTACCAGGAGAAGATGAAGGGCACCGGCGAGAAGCTGGGCAAGGCCATCGACACGAAGAACGAGGAACTCAACAAGCTCCGCGAGAAGCAGGGCCCCGAGTTCGACAAGGCCTTCCTGACGCGCATCACGGAGGACCAGAAGAAGGGCAAGGAGATCCTCAAGGAGGGCCGCAAGGAGTACAAGAACGACGCCGGCTTCCTGGCCCTCCTGAGCGACACCGAGGCCACCGTCAGCAGCAACGAGATGGAAGCGAAGAACCTCGAGAAGCAGATGAAGAAGTAG
- a CDS encoding MG2 domain-containing protein, with protein sequence MKTSLRFAALAALLLSGVALAKPLYLTVPRSYGSGEPVAVDVAFEDKGPVELRVLKPANLDAFIRAQGDLRRAYQTPPTLLNPGRGLSRGLNAVRSPGIVLMEALSPAFRQEVGEALPKPPEASSSGEPLAKVAEGPEKLVGTPPGFSVVRSQWLNLDLGGANRDFNVPGFDTGDSGSGFQERRVLLAPLPAGTYVLQLVQGRVEGQVVLVVSDVTVQLKQTDGQVLVRVAGRDQQPRAGAQVQVYLPTGKGPTGTTDDKGEVTLAVTEPRILATVTAGQDTAIVDTDFYSALAVAPDVFIYSDRPIYKPGNEVKFRGLVRQPDTFLARLFTPKKRDVRVKLVSQEGREIVTRAAVDEFGAFNGTLKVPDDLGTGVLRIEADLDTHPHQGEARVQDYVKPTFYLEVQPASETVVPGSTVSVTVRARRYAGGVPKGAKYEVFLYRSLLDAPAWVDDSGRGGQGSAVTYGTASSSEGKLSVPERLYSSVAERQATDDPWSTASEFDADGEAQVEVAVPALKPGEERLPYRYSLTVRARDDQETFANGTAAFFLSKVEVLGVARYSDAVVQKGSEAQLSVRATTLSGKPYGVTTGQVEFMLVRADGSEKALGTQAFTTQQDGTSRLKVPTTDVGRVVASVTVKDKKGEKWEGEESLLVIGGADEPVAQVPNLTLASLSGTLAPGDSAKLVALMPDGWGQGGKDAGPVWVTLTGAGLYGTTVVPLKGRTLVHAFPVEKRFGSAVYASVAYPTATGRWEERTVSFRVVPKERTLTVSLQPRRAEALPLTEQAIDVRVTDSDGNGVSAQLSVGVVDKAVYAIQSEFRPGVLDFFYPPARDNVTSFYSAEFQGYGYGEQLARKMAGLPDHAFASIKPPSRNAKDLEKDTAHWDPAVVTDRDGRATVRFTLPSNQTLWVVTAVAADTSGRFGEGTAEFASRGGLNLYAALPQFLREGDEALASVRLAAGEKSKGSQLLDVSLRPGGALQAEVLQRKVELGQGGEQVVPVTLRAAKTGPAQLAVDVVGGKDPLRDLKRFDVAPAAVEDAVQVSAWGGGALSLEAPEAAALTRVELVLQPSTVDAALANVRELLTYPYGCLEQLVSTTVPNVAVYQVLQKAGALDKLDPESQSLLAEARSRSVQGTARILGLAVKGGGFTWFGGYSEPSLPLTLIALDGLAYASEAGLVDRDDARIQESAKWLEAQEGLSPEYDATRAYVLARLQGPRQAARVRALVEAAKPGDLYPLALAVLAAEKAGVMKEPGLQERIQGLVKESGEGFAKLAALKGEAQTPEAFYRFPLRRVGLTAITAHAASFGSLDVTRARKRILEMLSEPGLSTFDRSTALLHSLWLVERDAKAFKGMAPPEVKGASAPVKFASRGMGLVATLPAGTRTVDVGGFDGVATLRAAAMTPLKAVQPRVNGMSVERAYYVLREGGKVKLDAGTQVSQGEDVYVELTLDARGENRARSAYYVVEDAVPAGFVPLQEDKSFRGPPHSLPLAPEALKRRQLDPSHATFFFEEPAWWSDSPRTVGYVMRAQFAGTFAAPPATIEDMYSARIRGRTAPDVLKVVPSKTSVSDL encoded by the coding sequence ATGAAGACCTCCCTGCGTTTCGCGGCGCTGGCCGCGCTCCTGCTGTCCGGCGTGGCGCTGGCCAAGCCGCTCTACCTCACCGTCCCGCGCTCCTACGGCAGCGGCGAGCCGGTGGCGGTGGACGTCGCCTTCGAGGACAAGGGCCCCGTCGAGCTGCGCGTGCTCAAGCCCGCGAACCTGGACGCGTTCATCCGCGCGCAGGGCGACCTGCGGCGCGCGTACCAGACGCCGCCCACGCTGCTCAACCCCGGCCGCGGCCTGAGCAGGGGCCTCAACGCGGTGCGCTCGCCGGGCATCGTCCTGATGGAGGCGCTGTCGCCCGCGTTCCGCCAGGAGGTGGGCGAAGCGCTGCCGAAGCCGCCGGAGGCGTCGTCGTCCGGCGAGCCGCTGGCGAAGGTGGCGGAGGGCCCGGAGAAGCTGGTGGGCACGCCGCCGGGCTTCTCCGTGGTGCGCAGCCAGTGGCTCAACCTGGACCTGGGCGGCGCGAACCGGGACTTCAACGTGCCCGGCTTCGACACGGGCGACAGCGGCAGCGGCTTCCAGGAGCGCCGCGTGCTGCTCGCGCCGCTGCCCGCGGGCACGTACGTGCTCCAGTTGGTGCAGGGCCGGGTGGAGGGGCAGGTGGTGCTCGTCGTCAGCGACGTCACCGTGCAGCTCAAGCAGACCGACGGCCAGGTGCTGGTGCGCGTGGCGGGGCGCGACCAGCAGCCGCGCGCGGGGGCGCAGGTGCAGGTGTACCTGCCCACGGGCAAGGGCCCCACGGGCACGACGGACGACAAGGGCGAGGTGACGCTCGCGGTGACGGAGCCGCGCATCCTCGCGACGGTGACGGCGGGGCAGGACACGGCCATCGTGGACACGGACTTCTACTCCGCGCTGGCGGTGGCGCCGGACGTGTTCATCTACAGCGACCGGCCCATCTACAAGCCGGGCAACGAGGTGAAGTTCCGCGGGCTCGTGCGGCAGCCGGACACGTTCCTCGCGCGCCTCTTCACGCCGAAGAAGCGCGACGTGCGCGTGAAGCTGGTGTCGCAGGAGGGCCGTGAAATCGTCACGCGCGCGGCGGTGGACGAGTTCGGCGCGTTCAACGGCACGCTCAAGGTGCCGGACGACCTGGGCACGGGCGTGCTGCGCATCGAGGCGGACCTGGACACGCACCCGCACCAGGGCGAGGCGCGCGTGCAGGACTACGTGAAGCCCACGTTCTACCTGGAGGTGCAGCCGGCGTCGGAGACGGTGGTGCCGGGCTCCACGGTGAGCGTGACGGTGCGCGCGCGGCGCTACGCGGGCGGCGTGCCCAAGGGCGCGAAGTACGAGGTGTTCCTCTACCGCAGCCTGCTGGACGCGCCCGCGTGGGTGGACGACTCCGGCCGCGGCGGTCAGGGCAGCGCGGTGACGTACGGCACCGCGTCCAGCAGCGAGGGCAAGCTGAGCGTGCCGGAGCGGCTGTACTCCTCCGTCGCGGAGCGCCAGGCCACGGACGACCCGTGGTCCACCGCCAGCGAGTTCGACGCGGACGGCGAGGCCCAGGTGGAGGTCGCCGTGCCCGCGCTCAAGCCGGGCGAGGAGCGGCTGCCGTACCGCTACAGCCTCACCGTGCGCGCGCGGGATGATCAGGAGACGTTCGCCAACGGCACCGCCGCCTTCTTCCTGTCGAAGGTGGAGGTGCTGGGCGTGGCGCGGTACTCGGACGCGGTGGTGCAGAAGGGCTCCGAAGCGCAGCTGTCCGTGCGCGCCACCACGCTGTCCGGCAAGCCCTATGGCGTCACGACGGGGCAGGTGGAGTTCATGCTGGTCCGCGCGGACGGCAGCGAGAAGGCGCTGGGCACGCAGGCCTTCACCACGCAGCAGGACGGCACGTCGCGCCTGAAGGTGCCCACCACCGACGTGGGCCGGGTGGTCGCGAGCGTGACGGTGAAGGACAAGAAGGGCGAGAAGTGGGAGGGCGAGGAGTCGCTGCTCGTCATCGGCGGCGCGGACGAGCCCGTGGCGCAGGTGCCCAACCTCACGCTCGCGTCGCTGTCCGGCACGCTGGCGCCGGGGGACAGCGCGAAGCTGGTGGCGCTCATGCCGGACGGCTGGGGCCAGGGCGGCAAGGACGCGGGGCCCGTGTGGGTGACGCTGACGGGCGCGGGCCTGTACGGCACCACGGTGGTGCCGTTGAAGGGCCGCACGCTGGTGCACGCCTTCCCGGTGGAGAAGCGCTTCGGCAGCGCGGTGTACGCGTCCGTGGCGTACCCCACGGCGACGGGCCGCTGGGAGGAGCGCACGGTGTCGTTCCGCGTGGTGCCGAAGGAGCGCACGCTCACGGTGTCGCTGCAGCCGCGCCGCGCGGAGGCGCTGCCGCTCACGGAGCAGGCCATCGACGTGCGCGTCACCGACAGCGACGGCAACGGCGTGTCCGCGCAGCTGTCCGTGGGCGTGGTGGACAAGGCCGTCTACGCCATCCAGTCCGAGTTCCGCCCCGGCGTGCTGGACTTCTTCTACCCGCCGGCGCGCGACAACGTGACGAGCTTCTACTCGGCGGAGTTCCAGGGCTACGGCTACGGCGAGCAGCTGGCGCGCAAGATGGCGGGGCTGCCGGACCATGCGTTCGCGTCCATCAAGCCGCCCAGCCGCAACGCGAAGGACCTGGAGAAGGACACGGCGCACTGGGACCCGGCGGTGGTGACGGACCGGGACGGGCGCGCGACGGTGCGCTTCACGCTGCCCTCCAACCAGACGCTCTGGGTGGTGACGGCGGTGGCGGCGGACACGTCCGGCCGCTTCGGCGAGGGCACGGCGGAGTTCGCCTCGCGCGGCGGGCTGAACCTCTACGCGGCGCTGCCGCAGTTCCTGCGCGAGGGCGACGAGGCGCTCGCGTCGGTGCGCCTGGCCGCCGGTGAGAAGTCCAAGGGCAGCCAGCTGCTGGACGTCAGCCTGCGGCCCGGCGGCGCGCTCCAGGCGGAAGTGCTCCAGCGCAAGGTGGAGCTGGGGCAGGGCGGTGAGCAGGTGGTGCCGGTGACGCTGCGCGCGGCGAAGACGGGCCCGGCGCAGCTCGCGGTGGACGTCGTGGGCGGCAAGGACCCGCTGCGCGACCTGAAGCGCTTCGACGTGGCGCCGGCCGCGGTGGAGGACGCGGTGCAGGTGAGCGCATGGGGCGGCGGGGCGCTGTCGCTGGAGGCTCCGGAGGCGGCGGCGCTGACGCGCGTGGAGCTGGTGCTCCAGCCGTCCACGGTGGACGCGGCGCTCGCCAACGTGCGCGAGCTGCTCACGTATCCGTACGGCTGCCTGGAGCAACTCGTCTCCACGACGGTGCCGAACGTGGCGGTGTACCAGGTGCTCCAGAAGGCGGGCGCGCTGGACAAGCTGGACCCCGAATCGCAGTCGCTGCTGGCGGAGGCGCGCAGCCGCTCCGTGCAGGGCACGGCCCGCATCCTGGGGCTCGCGGTGAAGGGCGGCGGCTTCACGTGGTTCGGCGGCTACAGCGAGCCCAGCCTGCCGCTCACGCTCATCGCGCTGGACGGCCTGGCGTACGCGTCCGAGGCGGGGCTGGTGGACCGCGACGACGCGCGCATCCAGGAGAGCGCGAAGTGGCTGGAGGCGCAGGAGGGCCTGTCGCCGGAGTACGACGCGACGCGCGCGTACGTGCTGGCGCGGCTTCAGGGCCCGCGTCAGGCGGCGCGGGTGCGCGCGCTGGTGGAGGCCGCGAAGCCGGGGGACCTGTACCCGCTGGCGCTCGCGGTGCTGGCCGCGGAGAAGGCGGGCGTGATGAAGGAGCCCGGCCTCCAGGAGCGCATCCAGGGGCTGGTGAAGGAGAGCGGCGAGGGCTTCGCGAAGCTCGCGGCGCTCAAGGGCGAGGCGCAGACGCCCGAGGCGTTCTACCGCTTCCCGCTGCGGCGCGTGGGCCTCACCGCCATCACCGCGCACGCGGCGTCCTTCGGGTCGCTGGACGTCACGCGCGCGCGCAAGCGCATCCTGGAGATGCTGAGCGAGCCGGGCCTGTCCACGTTCGACCGGAGCACGGCGCTCTTGCACTCGCTCTGGCTGGTGGAGCGTGACGCGAAGGCGTTCAAGGGCATGGCGCCTCCGGAGGTGAAGGGGGCTTCGGCGCCGGTGAAGTTCGCCTCGCGCGGCATGGGCCTCGTCGCCACGCTGCCGGCGGGGACCCGCACGGTGGACGTGGGCGGCTTCGACGGCGTGGCCACGCTGCGCGCCGCCGCGATGACGCCGCTCAAGGCCGTGCAGCCGCGCGTGAACGGCATGTCCGTGGAGCGCGCGTACTACGTGCTGCGCGAGGGCGGGAAGGTGAAGCTGGACGCGGGCACGCAGGTGTCGCAGGGCGAGGACGTCTACGTGGAGCTGACGCTGGACGCGCGCGGGGAAAACCGGGCGCGCTCGGCGTACTACGTGGTGGAGGACGCGGTGCCGGCGGGCTTCGTCCCGCTCCAGGAGGACAAGAGCTTCCGGGGGCCGCCGCACTCGCTGCCGCTGGCGCCAGAGGCGCTCAAGCGCCGGCAGCTGGACCCCTCGCACGCGACGTTTTTCTTCGAGGAGCCGGCGTGGTGGAGCGACAGCCCGCGCACGGTGGGCTACGTGATGCGCGCGCAGTTCGCGGGCACGTTCGCGGCGCCGCCCGCGACCATCGAGGACATGTACTCGGCGCGCATCCGGGGCCGCACGGCGCCGGACGTGTTGAAGGTGGTGCCCTCGAAGACGTCCGTGAGTGACCTGTAG
- a CDS encoding DUF1175 family protein — MRVLMLTLLLHAGPAPSGTPAVSAAREGAVIAAEPVAPETRARLLRREVAQVALAQVKAPDAAWQPAQRDCAGLIRYAYRTAYRRVASERLASPLWQDARGPSDFADAETLISLSFVPLGRGADVLDQLRTGDVLAFRQEHDAGPVFHLMLVVRPEDRAHAPARVVYHPGEAGARVRTGILDSLATEAPLEWRPVPANAAFLGFFRFKEWMS, encoded by the coding sequence ATGCGCGTCCTGATGCTCACGCTGCTGCTCCACGCTGGCCCGGCTCCGTCCGGGACGCCGGCCGTGTCCGCCGCGCGTGAAGGCGCGGTCATCGCGGCGGAGCCCGTCGCTCCGGAGACGCGCGCGAGGCTCTTGCGCCGGGAGGTCGCGCAGGTGGCGCTCGCGCAGGTGAAGGCCCCGGACGCGGCGTGGCAGCCCGCGCAGCGCGACTGCGCGGGCCTCATCCGCTACGCGTACCGCACGGCCTACCGGCGCGTGGCCTCGGAGCGCCTGGCCTCTCCGCTGTGGCAGGACGCTCGCGGGCCCTCGGACTTCGCGGACGCGGAGACGTTGATCAGCCTCAGCTTCGTTCCCCTGGGTCGGGGCGCGGATGTGCTCGACCAGCTTCGCACTGGAGACGTGCTGGCCTTCCGCCAGGAGCACGACGCGGGGCCCGTCTTCCACCTGATGCTCGTGGTGCGCCCGGAGGACCGGGCCCATGCCCCCGCGCGCGTCGTCTACCACCCCGGTGAGGCCGGCGCCCGCGTGCGCACCGGCATCCTGGACTCGCTCGCCACCGAGGCGCCGCTGGAGTGGCGCCCCGTGCCGGCCAACGCCGCCTTCCTCGGCTTCTTCCGCTTCAAGGAGTGGATGTCATGA
- a CDS encoding DUF2135 domain-containing protein — MLSVLLAGLLSQTAPPVSARQQGVPIGRGDKVPTVVLSAPSGGWTVDRMLRIEGTVSDPTVDPVVVSINGDRYLMRTQGGRFSRKFPAASGKNVVTVMATNKGGTARTQATSYAQVPPVPLKAILTSDTDGVYTDLHIYEPTDASSAGDTLDVKAMAHVYWANTESPSGGTFFLNEQGGDFDQPAYGPYLYIHRAPPKGVYLVATNYWPSGDKAHTVATLNLALFEGTPGEVRRRVRIPLATPGTTRVLAWVNILGDGQAEVYVPSADPKPKGEGWPTNLEEALKELQTSGDSGEGEGDY; from the coding sequence ATGCTCTCCGTCCTTCTCGCCGGGCTGCTGTCGCAGACGGCGCCGCCGGTCTCCGCTCGCCAGCAGGGTGTGCCCATTGGCCGGGGGGACAAGGTCCCCACGGTGGTGTTGAGCGCGCCGTCCGGCGGGTGGACGGTGGACCGGATGCTGCGGATTGAAGGCACGGTGAGCGACCCCACGGTGGATCCGGTGGTCGTGTCCATCAACGGCGACCGCTACCTGATGCGCACGCAGGGGGGGCGCTTCAGCCGCAAGTTCCCCGCGGCCAGCGGCAAGAACGTCGTGACGGTGATGGCGACGAACAAGGGCGGCACGGCGCGCACGCAGGCGACGAGCTACGCGCAGGTACCCCCGGTGCCGCTCAAGGCCATCCTCACGAGCGACACGGACGGCGTCTACACGGACCTGCACATCTACGAGCCCACGGACGCGAGCAGCGCGGGCGACACGCTGGACGTGAAGGCGATGGCGCACGTGTACTGGGCGAACACGGAGAGCCCGTCCGGCGGCACGTTCTTCCTCAACGAGCAGGGCGGCGACTTCGACCAGCCGGCGTACGGCCCGTACCTCTACATCCACCGCGCGCCGCCGAAGGGCGTGTACCTGGTGGCGACGAACTACTGGCCCAGCGGGGACAAGGCGCACACGGTGGCCACGCTCAACCTGGCCCTCTTCGAGGGCACGCCGGGCGAGGTCCGCCGCCGCGTGCGCATCCCGCTGGCGACGCCCGGCACGACGCGCGTGCTCGCGTGGGTGAACATCCTGGGAGACGGGCAGGCGGAGGTGTACGTGCCGTCCGCGGATCCGAAGCCGAAGGGCGAGGGCTGGCCCACGAACCTGGAGGAGGCGCTCAAGGAGCTCCAGACGAGCGGCGACTCCGGCGAAGGCGAAGGCGACTACTGA
- a CDS encoding arsenate-mycothiol transferase ArsC has product MNTVIFACTQNAGRSQIAAAFFNLLADPAKARAISAGTQPAERLHPEVLATMKEMGVDLGDAKPQRLTPELAKSAQILVTLGGLPDAPAVANQTREDWPMEDTAGKSAAEVEKIRDMTAAIVSDFVNRHGWERPQ; this is encoded by the coding sequence ATGAACACGGTCATCTTCGCTTGTACGCAGAACGCGGGTCGCTCGCAGATCGCGGCGGCCTTCTTCAACCTGCTGGCGGACCCGGCGAAGGCGCGCGCCATCTCCGCGGGGACGCAGCCGGCCGAGCGTCTGCATCCCGAGGTACTCGCGACCATGAAGGAGATGGGCGTGGACCTGGGAGACGCGAAGCCGCAGCGGCTGACGCCGGAGCTGGCGAAGAGCGCGCAGATCCTGGTGACGCTGGGCGGGCTGCCGGATGCGCCGGCGGTGGCGAACCAGACGCGCGAGGACTGGCCCATGGAGGACACGGCGGGCAAGTCCGCGGCGGAGGTGGAGAAGATTCGCGACATGACGGCCGCCATCGTGTCGGACTTCGTGAACCGCCACGGCTGGGAGCGCCCGCAGTAG
- a CDS encoding TerC/Alx family metal homeostasis membrane protein, whose amino-acid sequence MQSTPSWAWIVFWALLLALLVVDLLAHRGGRGQSRRAAVLWSLAWVGLGLGFCGFVWVTLGSQRGHEYLAAWLIEKSLSLDNVFVFLVIFRSLSVPQRYQHEVLFLGIFGALVFRALFIFVGAAALQRWGWVSYVFGAILLVTAWRVLREDPSKQEDNRVVSWLAKRLPVTDQVEGPRFLVKQQGRRLATPLLLALVGLEVTDILFAVDSVPAAFSVTTDTFILYSSNAFAILGLRALYLVIAGAVGQLKYLHYGLAGVLAFAGVKMVVEQWVHIPPLLSVAIILAVIGGAVGASLAHRRSGRQVEA is encoded by the coding sequence ATGCAAAGCACCCCTTCCTGGGCCTGGATCGTCTTCTGGGCGCTGCTGCTCGCGCTGCTGGTGGTGGACCTGCTCGCGCACCGGGGTGGGCGGGGGCAGTCGCGCCGCGCGGCGGTCCTGTGGAGCCTGGCGTGGGTGGGGCTGGGCCTGGGCTTCTGCGGCTTCGTGTGGGTGACGCTGGGCAGCCAGCGCGGCCATGAATACCTGGCGGCGTGGCTCATCGAGAAGAGCCTCAGCCTGGACAACGTCTTCGTCTTCCTGGTCATCTTCCGCAGCCTGAGCGTGCCCCAGCGCTACCAGCACGAGGTGCTCTTCCTGGGCATCTTCGGCGCGCTGGTGTTCCGCGCCCTGTTCATCTTCGTGGGGGCGGCGGCGCTGCAGCGCTGGGGCTGGGTGTCGTACGTCTTCGGCGCCATCCTGCTCGTCACCGCGTGGCGCGTCCTGCGCGAGGACCCGTCGAAGCAGGAGGACAACCGCGTCGTCAGCTGGCTGGCCAAGCGGCTGCCGGTGACGGACCAGGTGGAGGGGCCGCGCTTCCTGGTGAAGCAGCAGGGCCGCAGGCTCGCCACGCCGCTCCTGCTGGCGCTGGTGGGCCTGGAGGTGACGGACATCCTGTTCGCGGTGGACTCGGTGCCGGCGGCGTTCTCCGTCACCACCGACACGTTCATCCTCTACAGCTCCAACGCCTTCGCCATCCTGGGGCTGCGCGCGCTCTACCTCGTCATCGCCGGGGCGGTGGGCCAGCTGAAGTACCTGCACTACGGCCTGGCGGGGGTGCTGGCGTTCGCGGGCGTGAAGATGGTGGTGGAGCAGTGGGTGCACATCCCGCCGCTGCTGTCGGTGGCCATCATCCTCGCGGTGATTGGCGGCGCGGTGGGGGCCAGCCTGGCGCACCGGCGCTCCGGGCGTCAGGTGGAGGCCTGA
- a CDS encoding PAS domain-containing sensor histidine kinase: MNPVASTTDSLADLVAGRREDILRRWSARLEPAPPGMSEELQERLQGMIKLVDALVLVLRQGAVETWAQGAVWSHAREIGLRRFRSGARVETLVQEYGLLREILMEVLDTSQRPLRTDELSILWRALDRSLTEAVAHYVQEHEQALRSRELRLQEILDHAPAAIYAKDALGRYLFINHPFETISGHERALVLGRSDFELFPQETAERFRHNDRRVLAARAPLVFDEEVLQSDGPHLYHTMKFPLPSVAEGEPWALCGVSTDITATRTLRQERDEAREQLQRVLTQLPVVLWAFDTQGVFTLFEGEGVTSTAVPAQVMRGRSVFEVFRDRRDVLEVILRALAGERLSTELYLMGVWFEVRLLPVFDPGGRVVSVSGVSLDITERRRAEQELRTSETRYRLATQATRDIIWDWDLVTDEIHWSDMAPRLLRMDMSRGPPVMDMEWWTASLHPDERERVTRELQQALDSPEGHWQAEYRLKRGDGTWAFVEDRGRVVKDLQGRPVRMVGAMQDVTGRHEAEAEAKRRAEFEQLLIGIVGHDLRNPISAITMAATTLAKREDADPRDQKAVARILSSAERAHRMLRDVLDFTQARLGGGIPMAPRDVDLLDLVRQVVDEVQQAHPDRRLEVDGRGGARLWCDPDRLAQVITNLVNNALAYGDAFCPVRVRLRGQPGTVTLAVKNQGHPIPQDLMPHLFEPLKRAEAREGSRAHGLGLGLFIVKHIVDAHGGRLRVRSNLQDGTTFLVQLPRQPPPRG, translated from the coding sequence ATGAACCCTGTTGCGTCCACGACGGACTCGCTCGCGGACCTCGTGGCGGGGCGGCGCGAGGACATCCTCCGGCGCTGGAGCGCCCGGCTGGAGCCGGCCCCGCCGGGCATGTCCGAGGAGCTCCAGGAGCGGCTGCAGGGGATGATCAAGCTGGTGGACGCGCTCGTGCTCGTCCTCCGCCAGGGGGCCGTGGAGACGTGGGCGCAGGGGGCGGTCTGGTCCCATGCCCGGGAGATCGGGCTGCGGCGCTTCCGGTCCGGCGCTCGCGTGGAGACGCTGGTGCAGGAGTACGGCCTGCTGCGCGAGATCCTCATGGAGGTGCTGGATACGTCCCAGCGGCCGCTCCGCACGGACGAGCTGAGCATCCTCTGGCGCGCGCTGGACCGGAGCCTGACGGAGGCGGTGGCCCACTACGTCCAGGAACACGAGCAGGCGCTGCGCTCCCGGGAGCTGCGGCTGCAGGAGATCCTCGACCACGCTCCGGCCGCCATCTACGCGAAGGACGCGCTCGGGCGGTACCTCTTCATCAACCACCCCTTCGAGACCATCTCCGGCCACGAGCGCGCGTTGGTGCTGGGGCGCTCGGACTTCGAGCTGTTCCCCCAGGAGACCGCGGAGCGCTTCCGGCACAACGACCGCCGGGTGCTGGCGGCGAGGGCGCCGCTGGTGTTCGACGAGGAGGTGCTCCAGTCCGACGGGCCGCACCTCTACCACACGATGAAGTTCCCCCTGCCCAGCGTCGCGGAGGGTGAGCCGTGGGCCCTCTGTGGCGTGTCCACGGACATCACCGCCACGCGCACGCTGCGCCAGGAGCGCGACGAGGCCCGCGAGCAGCTCCAGCGCGTGCTCACCCAGCTGCCCGTCGTGCTGTGGGCCTTCGACACGCAGGGCGTGTTCACGCTCTTCGAGGGCGAGGGCGTGACGTCCACGGCCGTGCCCGCCCAGGTGATGCGCGGGCGCTCCGTCTTCGAGGTCTTCCGCGACCGGCGGGACGTGCTGGAGGTCATCCTGCGCGCGCTGGCCGGGGAGCGGCTGTCCACGGAGCTGTACCTCATGGGCGTGTGGTTCGAGGTCCGCCTCCTGCCGGTGTTCGACCCGGGAGGGCGCGTGGTCAGCGTGTCGGGCGTGTCGCTGGACATCACCGAGCGGCGCCGGGCGGAGCAGGAGCTGCGCACGTCGGAGACGCGCTACCGGCTGGCCACCCAGGCCACCCGCGACATCATCTGGGACTGGGACCTGGTGACGGATGAAATCCACTGGAGCGACATGGCCCCGCGCCTCCTCCGGATGGACATGTCCCGGGGGCCGCCCGTCATGGACATGGAGTGGTGGACCGCCAGCCTGCACCCCGACGAACGCGAGCGGGTGACGCGGGAGCTGCAGCAGGCGCTCGACAGCCCGGAGGGCCACTGGCAGGCCGAGTACCGGCTCAAGCGGGGCGACGGGACCTGGGCCTTCGTCGAGGACCGGGGCCGCGTGGTGAAGGACCTCCAGGGCCGCCCGGTGCGCATGGTGGGCGCCATGCAGGACGTCACCGGCCGGCACGAGGCCGAGGCGGAGGCGAAGCGCCGCGCGGAGTTCGAACAGCTGCTCATCGGCATCGTGGGCCACGACCTGCGCAACCCCATCTCCGCCATCACCATGGCGGCCACCACGCTGGCGAAGCGCGAGGACGCCGACCCGCGCGACCAGAAGGCCGTGGCCCGCATCCTCTCCAGCGCCGAGCGCGCGCACCGCATGCTGCGCGACGTGCTGGACTTCACCCAGGCCCGGCTGGGCGGCGGCATCCCCATGGCCCCGCGCGACGTGGACCTCCTGGACCTGGTGCGCCAGGTGGTGGACGAGGTCCAGCAGGCCCACCCGGACCGGCGCCTGGAGGTGGACGGACGGGGGGGCGCCCGGCTGTGGTGCGACCCGGACCGCCTGGCGCAGGTCATCACCAACCTGGTGAACAACGCACTCGCCTATGGCGACGCCTTCTGCCCGGTGCGCGTGCGGCTGCGCGGCCAGCCGGGGACGGTGACGCTCGCGGTGAAGAACCAGGGGCACCCGATTCCGCAGGACCTGATGCCCCACCTCTTCGAACCCCTCAAGCGCGCGGAGGCCCGCGAGGGTTCCCGCGCCCACGGGCTGGGGCTGGGGCTGTTCATCGTGAAGCACATCGTGGACGCGCACGGCGGCCGGCTGCGCGTGCGCTCCAACCTCCAGGACGGCACCACCTTCCTCGTCCAGCTGCCGCGCCAGCCGCCGCCTCGGGGCTGA